In the Maribacter sp. MJ134 genome, one interval contains:
- a CDS encoding response regulator transcription factor gives METINKKILLVEDDPNFGIVLKDYLSMNDFDVTLAKNGMEGFEKFKKDNYDICILDVMMPYKDGFTLAKEIREKNENVPIVFLTAKTMKEDVLKGYKAGADDYLNKPFDSEVLLMKLKAILQRKASNSLADSKKFEFTIGGFHLNSKLRFLKYKEEEAIKLSPKENELLRLLALHENDLMPRELALTKIWRDDNYFTSRSMDVYIAKLRKYLKRDDTVEILNIHGEGFRLVIKTNE, from the coding sequence ATGGAAACAATTAATAAGAAGATACTTTTAGTAGAGGATGACCCGAATTTCGGAATCGTTCTGAAGGACTATTTGTCAATGAACGATTTTGATGTAACCTTGGCCAAGAACGGTATGGAAGGTTTTGAAAAGTTCAAAAAGGACAATTACGACATCTGTATTTTAGATGTCATGATGCCTTACAAGGACGGATTTACCCTTGCTAAAGAAATCAGGGAGAAGAATGAAAATGTTCCCATCGTTTTCTTGACGGCCAAAACCATGAAAGAAGATGTTCTTAAAGGTTATAAGGCTGGTGCCGATGATTATTTGAACAAACCTTTTGATTCGGAGGTACTTCTTATGAAACTTAAAGCAATTCTTCAAAGAAAAGCTTCTAATAGCTTAGCGGACAGTAAGAAATTTGAATTTACGATAGGTGGTTTTCATCTTAATTCCAAACTAAGATTTTTAAAGTATAAAGAGGAAGAGGCCATTAAGTTATCACCAAAGGAAAACGAACTTTTGAGACTACTGGCACTTCATGAAAATGATCTGATGCCTAGAGAATTAGCCTTGACCAAGATTTGGAGAGACGATAATTACTTTACTTCAAGAAGTATGGATGTATATATTGCCAAGCTTCGTAAGTATTTGAAAAGAGACGATACTGTAGAAATTTTGAATATTCATGGAGAAGGTTTCCGTTTGGTCATAAAGACGAACGAATAA
- a CDS encoding gluconokinase, translating to MYTKQIIYIMGVSGSGKSTIGTMLSKELGYPFYDGDDYHPKSNIEKMSHGKPLNDDDRMGWLESLNRLAHDNMDTGAVIVCSALKEKYRAILKTGLDTCCTFLFLEGSFETISSRLNQRNNHFMPKELLQSQFEALEVPENAITINITNSPDKIVALALESLKN from the coding sequence ATGTATACTAAGCAGATAATTTATATTATGGGCGTTTCAGGCTCGGGAAAATCTACTATTGGGACTATGCTGTCCAAAGAATTAGGCTACCCGTTTTATGATGGCGATGATTATCATCCTAAGTCCAATATTGAAAAAATGTCCCATGGAAAACCCCTTAACGATGACGACAGAATGGGTTGGCTAGAAAGCTTAAATCGTTTAGCACATGATAATATGGATACCGGAGCGGTCATCGTGTGCTCTGCACTGAAAGAAAAATATAGGGCTATCCTCAAAACTGGACTTGATACGTGCTGCACCTTTTTGTTTTTAGAGGGAAGCTTTGAAACCATCAGTTCCCGGCTTAATCAGCGTAATAATCACTTTATGCCAAAAGAACTACTTCAATCACAATTTGAAGCCTTGGAAGTTCCAGAGAATGCCATAACCATAAACATTACCAATAGTCCAGATAAAATAGTAGCGCTTGCCCTAGAATCTCTAAAAAACTAA
- the miaA gene encoding tRNA (adenosine(37)-N6)-dimethylallyltransferase MiaA codes for MNKVLISVVGPTAIGKTKLAILLAEYFQTEIISADSRQFFKEMSIGTAVPSDEELAAVPHHFIQNKSIKEFYSVGDFEKEALQKLKELFQKKAVVVMVGGSGLYVNAVTKGLDEFPKIAEGIRTDLNKELETLGLGHLQTKLKALDPEYYSKVAIENPHRIIRALEVCISSGKPYSSFLKSSSKQRDFKVLSIGINAERSVIYERINARVDVMIEEGLLNEVTRLEPYKAMNALQTVGYKELFQYLDENWDLEFAVSEIKKNTRRFAKRQLTWFKKTEGIKWIPHDYDKDTIFELAKTELTRLQHVY; via the coding sequence ATGAATAAGGTTTTAATATCAGTCGTCGGCCCTACCGCAATAGGAAAGACCAAATTGGCTATTCTTCTAGCGGAATATTTTCAAACGGAAATTATTTCCGCTGATTCCAGGCAGTTTTTCAAGGAAATGAGTATTGGTACAGCTGTACCTTCCGACGAAGAACTAGCTGCTGTTCCCCATCATTTTATTCAAAACAAAAGTATTAAGGAATTCTATTCCGTGGGCGACTTTGAAAAGGAAGCACTGCAGAAACTTAAGGAACTGTTTCAAAAAAAAGCCGTTGTAGTCATGGTCGGTGGAAGCGGACTCTACGTCAATGCAGTAACCAAAGGTTTGGATGAATTTCCAAAGATTGCAGAAGGCATTAGAACCGACTTGAATAAAGAGCTAGAAACATTAGGACTAGGGCATCTTCAAACTAAATTAAAAGCCTTAGACCCTGAATATTATAGCAAGGTAGCCATTGAAAATCCACATAGAATTATACGTGCCCTTGAGGTTTGCATAAGCTCAGGAAAGCCATACTCTAGCTTTTTAAAATCATCCTCAAAGCAAAGGGATTTCAAAGTTCTTTCCATTGGTATTAACGCAGAACGCAGTGTTATCTATGAACGTATAAACGCAAGAGTGGATGTAATGATAGAAGAAGGACTTCTGAACGAAGTTACTCGTTTAGAACCCTATAAAGCAATGAACGCCTTACAGACGGTAGGTTATAAGGAGCTCTTTCAGTATTTAGATGAGAACTGGGATTTGGAATTCGCCGTATCTGAAATCAAAAAAAACACCCGTAGATTTGCCAAACGACAACTTACGTGGTTCAAGAAAACAGAGGGTATTAAATGGATTCCACATGATTATGACAAAGACACCATTTTTGAATTGGCAAAAACAGAACTAACCCGTTTGCAACATGTATACTAA
- a CDS encoding ion transporter codes for MKEEKHQSNWKNRLHEIIYEADTPMGKWFDLVLIFLILLSVLLILLESVKEIDVEYHRTLLILEWIVTIFFTIEYIARIISIKRPFKYIFSFYGIIDFISTIPLYLSYIFAGSQVLLAFRIFRMLRIFRILKLVQFIGEASQLKKALKASRTKIAVFIYVVLILSVIMGTIMYLIESDEAGFTSIPRSIYWTIVTLTTVGYGDIAPQTNLGQFIATIIMILGYGIIAVPTGIVTVEFSKNNSDKEEDKPVASDNFDVHLNTQACPYCAKERHRDDAKHCYNCGNLLNE; via the coding sequence TTGAAAGAAGAAAAGCACCAGAGCAATTGGAAAAACAGACTTCATGAAATTATTTATGAGGCCGATACCCCCATGGGCAAATGGTTTGATTTAGTTCTTATCTTTCTCATCCTTCTAAGCGTTCTTTTGATATTACTAGAAAGCGTCAAGGAAATTGATGTGGAATACCATCGTACCCTTCTTATACTAGAGTGGATAGTAACTATCTTTTTTACCATCGAATATATCGCAAGGATAATATCCATAAAGCGACCTTTCAAATATATTTTTAGTTTCTATGGTATCATCGACTTTATTTCCACCATTCCATTATATCTATCCTACATATTTGCAGGTTCTCAAGTACTTCTAGCGTTTAGAATATTTAGAATGCTTCGTATTTTCCGGATTCTTAAGCTCGTGCAATTTATCGGGGAGGCTTCACAACTTAAAAAAGCGCTTAAAGCAAGTAGAACCAAAATAGCAGTCTTCATCTACGTGGTATTGATTCTCTCCGTAATCATGGGCACCATTATGTACCTTATAGAAAGTGATGAAGCTGGTTTCACTAGTATTCCCAGAAGTATTTATTGGACCATAGTAACGCTAACTACGGTAGGTTATGGTGATATCGCACCCCAAACCAATCTGGGCCAGTTCATTGCTACCATCATTATGATTTTAGGTTATGGAATTATCGCGGTGCCCACCGGCATCGTTACCGTGGAGTTTTCCAAAAACAACTCGGATAAAGAAGAAGACAAACCAGTTGCTTCGGATAATTTTGATGTACATCTTAATACCCAAGCCTGTCCCTACTGCGCAAAGGAACGCCATAGAGATGACGCAAAACACTGTTATAATTGTGGTAATCTGTTAAATGAATAA
- a CDS encoding exonuclease domain-containing protein, with product MYVILDIETTGGKFNEEGITEIAIHKFNGHEVVDTFISLVNPEKEIQPFVVNLTGINNKMLRTAPKFHEVAKRIVEITQDAVIVAHNAQFDYRILRTEFRRLGYNFERKTLCTVDLSKKLLPDAESYSLGKLVRSLGIPVSDRHRANGDALATVQLFKLLLAKDTEKTIIQDVIRKEAHGELSEKQLDMVQSLPNETGVFYMHNKDGEIIYLSKSTDIKKKVNQLFTKSGTRSRKLAKDTKKVTFEKTGSELVALLKEHQELLKNKPKYSSLPRKRMFSHALCKTKNENGYFQLVVSNVSNCKSEVGLFNGVFSAKNHLFKITKEFNLCDKLNGFSDAKKNCAKYNDRECYGACVQKESPTEYNQRLEEGLKKYSLPTDDIILVDKGREVGENSAILIRNGSLVGTGYYNLNHQINNIHILESIITPMNGTANANFIIESYLRKKRILKTIPITTKN from the coding sequence ATGTACGTAATACTGGATATTGAAACGACCGGAGGCAAATTCAATGAGGAAGGTATTACGGAAATTGCAATCCACAAGTTTAACGGACACGAGGTGGTGGACACTTTTATTAGCTTGGTTAATCCCGAGAAAGAAATTCAACCTTTTGTGGTAAACCTAACGGGTATTAACAATAAAATGCTAAGGACAGCCCCTAAATTTCATGAGGTTGCCAAACGTATTGTAGAAATAACCCAAGATGCTGTAATCGTCGCGCATAATGCGCAATTTGATTATCGTATTCTACGCACAGAATTTAGAAGATTGGGCTATAATTTTGAACGCAAAACGCTGTGCACTGTAGACTTATCCAAAAAACTTCTGCCGGATGCAGAATCTTACAGTTTGGGTAAGCTCGTTCGTTCTTTAGGTATTCCTGTAAGCGATAGACACCGTGCAAATGGTGACGCGCTTGCCACGGTGCAACTATTTAAACTGTTACTAGCCAAAGACACCGAGAAGACCATCATCCAGGACGTTATACGAAAAGAAGCTCATGGAGAGTTATCTGAAAAACAACTGGATATGGTGCAAAGTCTGCCCAATGAAACAGGGGTATTCTATATGCATAACAAAGATGGAGAAATCATTTATCTGAGCAAGAGCACGGATATAAAGAAGAAAGTGAATCAACTTTTCACTAAGAGCGGCACGAGGTCTAGAAAACTGGCGAAGGACACCAAAAAAGTGACCTTTGAGAAAACCGGAAGCGAATTGGTGGCCCTCCTTAAAGAACATCAGGAATTACTTAAAAACAAACCAAAGTATAGTAGTCTTCCCCGTAAGCGAATGTTTTCTCACGCCTTGTGTAAAACCAAAAACGAAAACGGATATTTTCAGCTAGTAGTTTCAAACGTATCTAACTGTAAAAGTGAGGTAGGTCTCTTTAACGGGGTTTTCAGCGCAAAGAACCATCTATTCAAAATAACCAAAGAGTTTAACCTTTGTGACAAGCTCAATGGATTCAGTGATGCCAAAAAAAACTGCGCTAAATACAATGATAGGGAGTGTTACGGCGCCTGCGTTCAAAAAGAGAGTCCAACTGAATACAACCAAAGACTGGAGGAGGGCCTAAAAAAATATAGTTTACCAACGGATGATATCATCTTAGTGGATAAAGGCCGAGAAGTGGGCGAAAATAGTGCCATCCTGATAAGAAACGGTTCCTTAGTTGGGACAGGATATTACAATTTAAACCATCAAATAAATAATATTCATATATTAGAAAGTATTATAACGCCGATGAACGGAACTGCTAATGCTAATTTTATTATTGAATCCTATCTAAGAAAGAAACGTATTCTGAAGACTATACCTATTACGACCAAGAATTGA
- a CDS encoding YggS family pyridoxal phosphate-dependent enzyme — translation MSIEKKIVALKESIPAHVTLVAVSKTKPNEDLQEAYDAGQRIFGENKVQEMTRKWKELPKDIQWHMIGHVQRNKVKYMASFVSLIHGVDSFKLLKEINKQGKKNHRKIPCLLQIHIAEENTKFGFDEKELLELVQDKAFLELDHVEIKGLMGMATFTDDKNQIRREFKSLNTLFQRLKTNLDGLEILSTGMSGDYQIAIEEGSTMVRIGSSIFGARNYA, via the coding sequence ATGTCGATTGAAAAAAAAATAGTAGCACTAAAAGAAAGTATTCCAGCCCATGTGACGCTGGTTGCGGTTTCCAAAACAAAACCAAACGAGGATTTGCAGGAGGCTTATGATGCCGGTCAGCGCATTTTCGGTGAAAACAAGGTTCAGGAAATGACCCGTAAATGGAAAGAACTGCCAAAGGATATTCAATGGCACATGATTGGTCATGTGCAGCGGAATAAAGTGAAATACATGGCCAGTTTTGTTTCCTTAATTCATGGAGTAGACAGCTTTAAGTTATTAAAGGAAATAAACAAACAGGGAAAAAAGAACCATAGAAAAATACCTTGTTTATTGCAGATACATATAGCCGAAGAAAATACGAAGTTTGGGTTTGATGAAAAGGAACTTCTGGAACTGGTTCAGGACAAGGCGTTTTTAGAATTAGACCATGTTGAAATCAAAGGCCTTATGGGTATGGCCACTTTTACCGATGATAAAAATCAAATACGAAGAGAGTTTAAATCCCTCAATACGCTGTTCCAAAGATTAAAGACAAATCTAGACGGACTTGAAATTCTGTCCACGGGTATGAGTGGAGACTACCAAATTGCTATTGAAGAAGGTAGCACCATGGTACGCATAGGAAGTAGTATCTTTGGGGCTAGAAACTATGCATAA
- a CDS encoding DUF1015 domain-containing protein, whose product MATVKPFKAIRPTKDKAPFVVSRSYQEYSKKELNANLKFNPFSFLHIINPGYKFDKEVTGTERFSLVYNRYLEFLEDAILKKDNTPGFYLYEIEQNGLKCSGLFCATSVADYENDIIKKHEDTIKRREQLFANYLNTVKFNAEPVLMTYEDKEALSNLLMREKEKTPEYHFTTTDKATHKLWVIADKKITAQIQDYFEEVDTLYIADGHHRSASSYLLSKMMDDKKEGDDKASDYFMSYLIPESEIQIFEFNRMVKDLNGLSKEEFLIRLDTYFRIENKGAMLYRPTKKHHFSMYLDGEFYSLYLRKKVYEFTDPLSALDTQILYKTVLQPILGISDLRNDERITYGYGKHNIIRMKDEIDALKYKVGFSMLPVTISEIKEIADAGLVMPPKSTYIEPKLRSGMAIYEL is encoded by the coding sequence ATGGCTACCGTAAAACCTTTTAAAGCCATACGACCTACAAAAGACAAGGCCCCTTTTGTAGTTTCTAGATCATACCAAGAATATTCAAAAAAAGAATTGAACGCCAATCTAAAATTCAATCCGTTTTCCTTTTTGCACATTATAAATCCGGGCTATAAGTTTGATAAGGAAGTGACTGGTACCGAACGTTTTTCCTTAGTCTACAATCGATATCTAGAGTTTTTAGAGGATGCTATTCTTAAAAAAGACAATACCCCTGGTTTTTATCTGTACGAAATTGAACAGAACGGATTAAAATGTAGTGGCTTGTTTTGCGCTACCTCTGTAGCGGATTACGAGAATGACATCATTAAGAAGCACGAGGATACCATTAAAAGAAGGGAACAATTGTTTGCAAACTATCTAAATACAGTAAAGTTTAATGCGGAACCCGTTTTAATGACTTATGAGGATAAAGAGGCCCTAAGCAACTTGTTAATGCGAGAAAAGGAAAAAACGCCAGAATATCATTTTACCACAACCGATAAGGCAACGCATAAGCTTTGGGTGATTGCTGATAAAAAAATCACAGCCCAAATACAGGACTATTTTGAAGAGGTAGATACCTTATATATCGCTGACGGGCATCATAGAAGTGCCTCTTCCTATTTATTATCCAAGATGATGGACGATAAGAAGGAAGGAGATGATAAAGCTTCGGACTATTTTATGAGTTATCTCATCCCAGAGTCCGAAATACAGATTTTTGAATTCAATAGAATGGTCAAAGACTTGAACGGACTCTCCAAAGAGGAGTTTCTTATTCGTTTGGATACCTATTTTAGAATCGAAAATAAGGGCGCAATGCTGTACAGACCAACCAAAAAACATCATTTTAGTATGTATTTGGACGGTGAGTTCTATTCGCTCTACTTGCGAAAGAAAGTTTACGAATTTACAGACCCGCTCAGTGCCTTGGATACCCAGATTCTTTACAAGACCGTATTACAGCCTATTCTAGGTATTTCGGATTTGCGTAACGATGAACGTATTACATATGGGTATGGAAAACACAACATTATCCGCATGAAAGACGAAATTGATGCGCTTAAATACAAGGTTGGCTTTAGCATGTTGCCCGTGACCATATCAGAAATAAAGGAAATTGCAGATGCGGGTCTCGTTATGCCCCCAAAGAGTACCTATATTGAGCCCAAACTAAGAAGTGGCATGGCCATTTACGAATTATAA
- a CDS encoding 3-hydroxyacyl-CoA dehydrogenase family protein, with protein sequence MKNIAVIGAGTMGNGIAHVFAQKNFSVHLIDVSQEALDKGLATISRNLDRMVTKEKITEADKLKTLENITLFTALEEGVQHTDLVVEAATENIDLKLKIFRELDKHSGEGTILATNTSSISITQIAAVTNRPESVIGMHFMNPVPIMKLVEIIRGYTTSDETTNTVMALSEKLGKTPTEVNDYPGFVANRILMPTINEAIETLHHGVAGVSEIDTVMKLGMAHPMGPLQLADFIGLDVCLSILNVMYDGFKNPKYAPSPLLVNMVTAGKLGVKSGEGFYDYSTNRKAEVVSNQFDKK encoded by the coding sequence ATGAAAAATATAGCTGTCATAGGCGCCGGTACCATGGGGAATGGAATCGCCCATGTTTTTGCACAGAAGAACTTTAGTGTGCATCTTATAGATGTCTCGCAGGAAGCTTTAGATAAAGGTCTCGCTACCATTTCAAGGAATTTGGATAGGATGGTGACCAAGGAAAAAATTACTGAGGCGGACAAGTTAAAAACCTTAGAAAACATTACACTGTTTACGGCTTTAGAGGAAGGCGTGCAACATACCGATTTGGTCGTAGAGGCTGCAACGGAAAATATTGACCTTAAGCTTAAAATTTTTAGGGAATTGGATAAACATAGTGGGGAGGGTACCATTTTAGCGACCAATACGTCGTCTATCTCCATCACACAGATTGCAGCGGTTACCAATAGACCTGAATCCGTAATAGGGATGCACTTTATGAATCCGGTACCGATAATGAAATTAGTAGAAATCATAAGGGGCTATACCACTTCTGACGAGACCACGAATACCGTAATGGCGCTTTCCGAAAAATTAGGAAAAACCCCGACCGAGGTAAACGACTACCCCGGATTTGTTGCCAATCGAATTTTAATGCCCACGATAAATGAGGCAATAGAAACCCTACATCATGGCGTGGCGGGAGTTTCTGAAATTGATACGGTAATGAAATTGGGTATGGCCCACCCCATGGGTCCCCTGCAACTTGCAGATTTTATTGGATTGGATGTTTGTCTATCAATATTAAATGTGATGTACGACGGCTTTAAGAATCCGAAATATGCACCATCTCCCCTATTGGTAAATATGGTAACGGCAGGCAAATTAGGTGTAAAATCTGGAGAAGGTTTCTATGATTACAGCACTAACAGAAAAGCCGAAGTAGTTTCCAATCAGTTCGACAAAAAATAA
- a CDS encoding Gfo/Idh/MocA family protein translates to MLKVGVLGAGHLGKIHLRLLNESKEYELVGFYDADVMNGTAVAEEFGYTYFKDMNDLMDAVDVIDIVTPTLSHYDCAKKAIEKGKHIFIEKPITTTYKEAEHLLALEKEHHIKGQVGHVERFNPAFTAVKDAIHEPMFIETHRLAEFNPRGTDVPVVLDLMIHDIDAILSVVNSDVKQINASGVSVISKSPDIANARLEFQNGCVANLTASRISLKNMRKSRFFQKDAYISVDFLEKKVEVVKMKDAPEAPGEFDMVLQNAEGLKKQIYFENPKIEANNAILDELESFADAINNNTTPVVSLEQGTQALKVALQIIESFDTKEI, encoded by the coding sequence ATGCTGAAAGTTGGTGTTTTAGGAGCGGGACATTTAGGTAAAATTCACCTTCGTTTGCTAAATGAGTCTAAAGAATATGAATTGGTAGGTTTTTACGACGCGGACGTCATGAACGGAACGGCCGTAGCCGAGGAATTTGGTTATACATATTTCAAGGACATGAACGATTTAATGGACGCGGTTGATGTAATCGATATCGTCACCCCTACACTTTCGCATTATGACTGCGCCAAAAAGGCGATAGAAAAAGGAAAACATATCTTTATCGAGAAACCGATTACCACCACTTACAAGGAAGCTGAGCATTTGTTAGCGCTTGAAAAAGAACATCACATTAAAGGTCAGGTAGGTCATGTAGAGCGTTTTAATCCGGCGTTTACCGCGGTCAAGGATGCCATTCACGAACCTATGTTTATTGAAACGCATCGTTTGGCGGAGTTTAATCCTAGGGGAACCGATGTGCCGGTTGTACTAGATTTAATGATTCACGATATAGATGCCATTTTAAGCGTAGTAAACTCGGATGTTAAACAAATAAACGCCAGCGGTGTATCCGTCATCAGTAAATCCCCCGATATTGCGAATGCCAGATTAGAGTTTCAAAACGGTTGTGTTGCCAACCTAACGGCGAGTAGAATTTCCTTGAAGAATATGCGTAAATCACGTTTCTTTCAAAAAGATGCCTATATCTCAGTGGACTTTCTAGAAAAAAAGGTAGAAGTAGTTAAAATGAAAGACGCCCCGGAAGCACCTGGAGAATTTGATATGGTGTTGCAGAATGCCGAGGGTTTAAAAAAGCAGATTTATTTTGAGAATCCTAAAATTGAGGCAAATAACGCCATATTGGACGAACTGGAATCTTTTGCAGATGCTATTAACAATAACACAACTCCCGTGGTAAGCCTTGAACAAGGAACACAGGCCTTAAAAGTAGCTTTACAGATTATTGAATCTTTTGACACCAAGGAAATATGA
- a CDS encoding protein-L-isoaspartate(D-aspartate) O-methyltransferase: protein MKDTLKHRGMRNQLAEVLISKGIADKVVLHAIRDIPRHLFMDSSFEGHAYQDKAFPIAANQTISQPYTVAFQTELLELKPNETVLEIGTGSGYQTAVLLKCKAKVYTIERQLELFKKTSLFFKKMGYRPKKFIFGDGYKGLPENAPFDKIIVTAGAPEVPKALLSQLKVGGRLVIPVGFEEQIMTLYTRTTAKEFEKSTYGSFKFVPLLEDKN, encoded by the coding sequence TTGAAAGATACCTTAAAACATAGGGGAATGCGAAATCAGCTCGCGGAAGTGTTGATATCCAAAGGAATAGCCGATAAGGTTGTTCTACATGCCATACGAGATATACCAAGACATCTGTTCATGGATAGCAGTTTTGAAGGACATGCTTACCAAGACAAAGCTTTTCCCATAGCAGCTAACCAAACCATTTCCCAGCCATACACGGTTGCTTTTCAAACTGAACTCTTGGAGTTGAAACCCAATGAGACCGTTTTGGAAATAGGGACAGGGAGTGGTTACCAGACCGCAGTCCTTTTAAAGTGTAAAGCTAAGGTCTATACCATTGAACGGCAATTAGAACTGTTCAAAAAAACCAGTCTTTTCTTTAAGAAAATGGGCTATAGGCCCAAAAAATTTATTTTTGGTGATGGTTATAAGGGACTACCTGAAAATGCACCTTTTGATAAGATTATTGTAACTGCCGGGGCTCCAGAAGTGCCCAAAGCGCTGCTTTCACAATTGAAAGTAGGGGGCAGATTGGTAATACCGGTGGGTTTTGAGGAGCAAATAATGACGCTATACACACGTACGACTGCTAAGGAATTTGAGAAGAGTACCTATGGTTCTTTCAAATTTGTGCCCTTACTAGAGGATAAGAATTAA
- the smpB gene encoding SsrA-binding protein SmpB produces the protein MQKNINIKNKKARFEYELLDKYTAGIVLAGTEIKSIRYGKASISESFCEFNERGELFVINMQIDEYSHASHFNHKPKAERKLLLQKRELKKLHKEVKASGLTIVPLNLFLNDRGLAKIQIALAKGKKLYDKRESIKDRDNKRDLARIKKSFNN, from the coding sequence ATGCAGAAGAACATCAACATAAAGAATAAAAAAGCACGTTTTGAATACGAGCTTCTAGATAAGTATACCGCAGGTATTGTCTTAGCCGGTACGGAAATTAAATCCATCAGATATGGAAAAGCTTCAATTTCCGAGAGTTTTTGTGAATTTAATGAGCGTGGTGAACTTTTCGTCATCAATATGCAAATTGATGAATATTCCCATGCATCGCATTTTAATCACAAACCAAAAGCTGAGCGAAAATTATTGCTTCAAAAAAGAGAATTAAAAAAACTGCATAAAGAAGTCAAAGCTTCGGGACTTACTATAGTGCCATTAAATTTATTCCTTAACGACCGCGGTCTGGCCAAGATACAGATAGCCCTAGCAAAAGGTAAAAAGCTTTATGACAAAAGGGAGTCTATAAAGGATCGTGATAACAAGAGAGATTTAGCACGTATTAAGAAAAGCTTCAACAACTGA
- a CDS encoding DUF6503 family protein: MYRILLLTGIVLFIGCKEAKIEPTAQEIVDRSIEICGGENYLYNTISFDFRGKKYQSIPQGKQKILQRKILTDSTEILDVRSPNGFERFVNDSLVILPDTLATAYSNAVNSVHYFAYLPYGLNDKAVQKRFLGMATIGATEYYEIEVTFNENGGGDDFDDIYIYWFNTKTYKPDYLAYEFHFDGGGQRFRVAYNERIVKGIRFVDYKNHKSPNTATPISSIDSLYTNEGLELLSEIKLEDIKVTQDSYN; the protein is encoded by the coding sequence ATGTATAGAATCCTTCTTCTCACGGGTATCGTATTATTTATTGGTTGTAAAGAAGCTAAAATTGAACCTACCGCTCAAGAAATTGTCGACAGAAGTATTGAGATATGCGGAGGTGAAAACTATTTGTATAATACCATTTCATTTGATTTTAGGGGTAAGAAATATCAATCCATTCCTCAAGGAAAACAAAAGATTCTTCAAAGAAAAATTTTGACGGATTCTACGGAAATTCTTGATGTCCGGTCTCCAAACGGATTTGAACGTTTCGTGAACGATTCTCTCGTAATACTTCCCGATACGCTGGCCACGGCCTATTCGAACGCTGTCAACTCCGTTCATTATTTTGCTTATTTACCTTACGGACTTAATGATAAGGCCGTGCAAAAAAGATTTCTTGGCATGGCTACAATTGGTGCCACAGAATATTATGAAATAGAAGTTACGTTCAATGAAAATGGGGGTGGAGACGATTTTGATGATATCTATATCTATTGGTTCAACACTAAAACATATAAGCCAGATTATTTAGCATATGAATTTCATTTTGATGGGGGAGGACAACGCTTCAGGGTTGCTTATAACGAAAGAATAGTTAAGGGAATACGCTTTGTAGACTATAAAAATCACAAAAGCCCAAACACAGCTACACCCATTTCCAGTATTGATAGTCTTTACACTAATGAAGGCTTGGAGTTGCTCTCAGAAATTAAATTGGAAGATATAAAGGTTACTCAGGACAGTTACAATTAA
- a CDS encoding SixA phosphatase family protein codes for MKTIQILTISFVLLFLSCKEDKPANNEQEPVTISTFYLIRHAEKDRSDAENADPELTQKGLGRAMHWAEILDEVDLDAIYTTDFNRTSMTAAPTSVKKNIDMQYYDPRTIDIAQFKMDNLGKKVLVVGHSNTTPDFVNKLIGEEKHGQIDDSENGNLYIVQLVNDIATDSKLNFNCNCPE; via the coding sequence ATGAAAACAATTCAGATATTAACCATAAGCTTTGTACTACTTTTTCTATCCTGCAAGGAAGATAAGCCAGCAAACAACGAACAGGAACCCGTAACGATAAGTACGTTCTATCTGATAAGACATGCTGAAAAGGACAGAAGTGACGCAGAAAACGCAGATCCTGAACTAACCCAAAAAGGATTGGGCCGAGCTATGCACTGGGCAGAAATACTTGATGAAGTTGATCTTGATGCGATTTACACGACCGACTTTAATAGGACATCTATGACGGCAGCTCCCACGTCGGTTAAAAAGAATATTGATATGCAGTACTATGACCCTAGAACAATTGACATAGCGCAATTTAAAATGGACAATCTAGGAAAAAAAGTACTTGTAGTAGGTCATAGTAATACTACGCCAGATTTTGTCAACAAACTCATTGGAGAGGAGAAACATGGTCAGATAGACGATAGTGAAAACGGTAATCTGTACATCGTGCAATTAGTGAATGATATTGCAACGGATTCCAAACTTAATTTTAATTGTAACTGTCCTGAGTAA